TCTGTCTTGGGGGAACCCCAAGACATGTCACCAGACCCGTACTGGGTGATGGAACATCTTCCCTGAAGCCCTCAAGACGCTGAGGTCCATGAGCTGACACGCTCCAGACTTGTGTCTCACCTGGGTGGGGAGGATGCCATGCTTGATCCCAGTGTTGTGTGTCCCTGTCCCAATCACACCAGCAGCTGTCACCTCAGAAACGGCTCCTAAGCTGGGGACAGATGAAGGGATGGGTAAGAGCCTCAGCCTGTGAGGACATCCCACTTGGGCAGGTGTTACAGCATGTGGAGGCCCTGCAGAGACCCCCAGGAAATGCTCCCCTACCCCAACAAGAAAGGTCTTCCACCCTGCAGGGTAGCCTGCAGCAATGGGTGGGTAACTTTGGACCCCCAGACCACCACTTCCACCTCCTCTTCTGGGGAGACATCCCAAAAGCAATGACATGGGAAGGGCCAGCTCAGTGGGTACAGAGAGAGTAGAATAGGTGTAGGGattgatctcttgaggtcccttccaacctctgatgtactgtgatagaGGTTCCCTTTGTCCTGCCTCCCACTCTAAGGCAGGATCAGCTCCTCCATCACGGACCTGTGAAGACCAGACCCTGAAGTAAACATCTCTGTTCTGCAGTAAAAGCCCTTCAAACATCTTGATTTTGCCATCTCCCAGAACCTGATGTGGGGCAAGgacaggaggaggcagagggatggcCCCATGCACGTGTCCCACTCACTTGGCCAGGGCCAGCCCCTGCTTGCTCAGCTCCACGTTCAGATCCGAGAGGAAAATCCCTCCCTCCACGGTcacttgctgcttctccttgtcCACCTGcacaggatgggatgggaggagagaggggaaggtcACACAGCTGGGAGGAGAAACACCCCATTGAGAACAACTCTGCTCTTACCAAAGCAATGTCCACACACCAGGAAGGACTTGCTCCATCCTGAGATGCCACCTCTCAGACCTtcacccaacccaaacctcctccAACCCAGTGGTGCCACTGGTTCCTGCTCCTGGTCCATTCCCTGTtgccctctgctctctctggTCTCAGAGGTGTGTAACCTCTCACAGAACATCTCCTAGGTgttgagcaaggcaaggaagAAGACCCTTCAAAGCTCTGCCCTCAGCAAAGCTCTTCACTCTGGCCTGCTGCCTGGCTTGGGCAGCTTCAGCCAGCCAGGAGCTATTCATCCTGCTTCTGACAGAGCTGTCAGGGAGGGAGCAGTACCTTAATTAATGATTGTTGCTAATTACCAATAATGACCCAGCTCTCAGAACACACTGCCGGCATCAGGATTTCCTCACCttcagctgcacacacacacacacaaacatgtaCAAGGGAATATAtgtgatgacaccaagttgggtgggaaGGTTGATCTGCTGCAGGGTCTGGAGGCTCCATAGAGGGACCTGgtcaggctggatcaatgggctaaggccaatgggatgagattcaatAAGATCAGTGtcaggttctgcacttgggtcaaaACAACCCCCTGCAATCCTCCAGTCTtcaggaagagtggctggaaattgcccagcagaaaaggacctgggggtgttggtcaacagGTGGCTAAAGATGAGCCAacatgtgctcaggtggccaagaaggccaccagcatcctggcttgggtcactaatagtgtggccagcaggactagggctgggattgtcctcctgtactgggCACGGGGGAGGTCTTGCCCTGAATCCTGGGTTCACTTTGGGACTGCTCACTCCaaggactttgaggtgctggaacatgtgaaatgaagggcaaggaagctggtgaagggtccagagcacaggtcttgtgaggagcagctgagggaactggggctgttctaCAGTTCAGGACCTGCTCCACAGGCAGCAAGGAAGAACTATTTCCTTCCCAGTGTCATCCAACAGAGCAACCTCCCACAGGGATGCTGCCCACCAGCCATGGACCATGAACACCCAGCTGGGTctttgccaggctgtgctgcacctGAGGCACTTCTGTCAAGGTGACCCTTCcaagttctcctccccatccagCGGACCATGGTGTGATGAGGACAACATTCCATGGCTAAGTGCTCCCTGAACACACATTGAGAAGATATCACTTCCAACACACAAAGGAAGGGTTTCCACTGGGGAAGTGTGCATGGTCTGGTTTGGGAAAGCTCCTGTCGGTGAGGAGAAGAAAGCCTCTCCATTCTTCCACCTCCCTCTCTGGGTATAGCTAATGCCTGCCAGAGCCATAGGTGGCTGCATGAACAGAGCTGTCACCACATTTCCAGGGCACAACACCACCTCCCAGAAGCCAGTCTCACCTTGAGGATCTGGTTCATCTTCCCCATCTGAATCATGAAGTCCTCAGTGCAGGCGATGTCCGAAGGAGAGTGACCTCCCCCCACCACCTTGaccctcttgttctgctgcctgGCCATATCCAGGATCTGCAGAGACAACAGGTGGTCCTGAGCACCCAACATCTCCCCTCAAAGTCATGGGCTAAAGGTGATTCCAGAGGCACTCTGAGACATCCCAAGATAAAATCTCACCCATGGCTGGCATCCATTTACTTGGATAATCCAGCTTCTGGGGGTTaaaaccatccctggagcccaAACACCTCCTAAGACAGTCCTTGGGATCATccttgggggttggactcgatgacctttaaagagtgcttccaacccaaaccattgtctGATTATATGGTCCTAGAAGAGGTGATGCCCACCTGAGACATCCTAGGCATCTCTGGGGTGACAAAAGTGACTCCCATCCCTCAATATGGCAGCTGGGGCAAGCAGGGGACCCCAGAAGGATGCCAGATGCTGATACCCAGGgaacagctgggccagctgggCCCAGGCAAGtttgttttctccctctcttagGTGTTTGACACATCTGCTGGAGAATGTGCAGTTCAGTAGGGTGAGCCAGCTCCTGGGCTAAGAGAAGGACTCATGCTGTCACCATCTGTGACCTCTCTGACTGAACATGCAGGAGcaccacagcccttcctgccctttcctccccttcatTTCTACTGGATTGTCTCCTGGAAGACCCTTCCTTACCTCCCGGATCTCCTCCACTGAAGTGGGCTGGAAGTACaactctggagagcagccataAGTCTTGGCCCAGTTCTGGAACTTGAATCCTCCTTGACCATGAACCTGGAGCAAAACCAAGAACTGTAGCAGAAGAAAGCAAGTGTCTCCCCACCTTTCACACACAGCCAAGACCACTGTACCAGAGCCAGATTTCCAAAGGATCTGGAAAAGTACTATGGACACAGAGGTTCATCTCAACCCCTTGAGTCTGTAGAGCAGAGATGTCTCCATGTGAGCAAGTCAGCCCAGGAGCAGTCAGTGGGGAGAAGTGAGAGAAGCCCCAGCTACCTGAGACACCTccattgacctcagcccatccctGCCTCTTACAGCCTGAGGTGTGCTGGGGTCCTCTTggggtcaagaggcaggggacaggctctgctcagttgcaccctgggataggacaaggggcaatggatataaactacagcacaggaggttccacctcaacatgaggaggaacttcttcactgtgagggtcacagagctctggaacaggctccccagagaggttgtggagtctccttctccggagaccttcaagacccatctggatgtgttcctgtgtgacctgtgctggattctatggtcctgctctggcagggggttggacttgatgatctccagaggtcccttccaacccctaacatcctgtgatcctgtggtttgTGAGGCTTCTTCTGCTCTGGTCTCCTCCCAGACCTTGTCCCAGCATCCACCCCTACCTACCTCACAGCCCCTGTGCATGGTCTCATCACGAGGGGCTGACTGGGCAAGGAAGGACCTGGCATAGGGCTGGGGAGCAAGCCCAGAGTAGATGGTGAATCCCCCTGTCCAGGCAGGCCTGGATCCAACATGCTGCCCCATCAACACAACACCTTGGCTGCAGGGGATTCCCTCACCACCTCCAGTGGTCTTTCTTACTCCTGTTCTGTCCAGTCTCCTCCCCAGGAGCAAACCCTCCACCTTCCACCTCCCCATCCAGGCTCCCTCTTCTGCCTTcagctcattttccttttccccatctCTAGGGTGGGTTCAGCTCCTATTCCTGCTCTTTAGCAGACTCCCCAAACCGACCAAAGTTCTCCAGGGGTGCAGAAGGGGCTCTCcccagctgtgtctgcagcatCCTCCACCTCAACCCCCTCCGGCTGCTTtcaagggctgggcagggcagaaACAGTGGCTAGTAGGTGATGATCCATCAGCCTGCCCGGGAGGTGACACTGCCTGCAGCGAGGGCCATCAAGAACTATTGCAGATCGCTCAGACAGCAGCAAGGAACTCCCAAGGCGAGGGggaggtggggctgggctgtccCACATCATCCCCCATGGAGGTTTAAACCCAGAGATGGGCTTTGAGCCGAGCAACAGagggagaaagacagagaaaaggttaaaaaaataaaaatcaaaacaacaaaacgGAGGAAACTGAAgatccagggctctgggcaacctgatctggttgaggatgtccctgcttactgcagagggggttggactagatgacctttggagatcccttccaaggcagaccattctgtgattctagacaAAACCCTCTCCTGCTCAGCAGGCAGAGTCTACCCTGAGTTATCCAGGGAATAATTGGAttccctccctctttttccAAGCACCTTTCCTATTTCTCATCCTGGTTATTAAATCCACATCCGGTGGTACAAAACCCTCATCGTCCCATCAGCCCTGCCCACACCATGTGGCTCCGCGCTGCTTGGACCACTCTTCCCACCCCAAACCCGGAGAAATTCCCCTTGGCTTTTCCTTACCATCCCGTCGGACTCTCCGTGAgatgctgctggagtgaggacTGTGGCTGCTCTGGCCCCGGGGATGAGGGGGGATCCTGGCTGCTCCAAAGCTGTTCCTGACCTCTGGGTCATCAAGATAATGAATAACAGCCCTGCCCTTGGGATATGCCCCATTCCCCgggggaggagaggggctgAGCGCTTTGCTCCGGGCCGGGAAAGTAAGAGCCAGCCCCAGATTTGAACCTGGAGCCCTGTGTCTCACAGGGATACTGCAGACTCGGATGGTCTGGGGGCaaattggaacacaggaaattccccAGAACCACGAGGAAAAACTGTCTTGTGagagtgccagagcactggaacaggctaaccagagaggttgtggagtctctttccctgcagagattccaaatcctgtgcagcctgccctgggtgactctgttcaagcagggggtttggacgaggtggtctccagaggtcccttccaacccccaccatgcctcgtttctgtgaggaagaagatgCTTCCAAGGGTTTTTGAGGAGAATCCACTTCATTTGGTGGCACTCACCCTGGAGCAGATCCCCTGGACCCGCAGCTTTGGCACTGGCAAGCTGGGCAAAGGAAGTGAGCAGGGAAAAGACCCAGATCCAGGTCTGGGGTCACCTTAATGGGGGACTTCGGGCAGCAGCTGATGCAACGACCTCACTCCATTGCAACACTCCATGCAAAATGGCCTTCGAGGGCTTTTGCTTCCTCTGAAGGGGACACTTCACACCTTGCATCTCAGACTCACTTTGCTGCCCCACcaggagcagaaggctggacAGGATCTGGCCATCTGATGGCTCTCATCTGGACGGACAAAGAGCAGCGATTTGCAGGGGCTCTGCAGCGCTCCGTGGCTGCTCTTTGGTGATAAGCAAACCCTCCTCATTAAGGGAGGGATGATAAGGAGATTGCTGAGCCAGCCAACTCGGCCAAGGTGACCTTCCAGAAGCACTCTGTGAGGGGggaaacctctgctgtgggcagctgccttCACATAGCTGCGAGATGCTCTTGGAGACCCAACTCCCGCAGCACAGTCATGAACCCGGGGGCAGGGGAATAGCTTCTTAAGTacaaagcaggagctgtgcagagtgCCAAAGACCTCACAGCAGCTGTTTCCACAGGTCTTCACTTCTACCTTCAAAGCTCTTTGACCTCCTCGACCAGCCCAAATCCCTGCTGATGTTTTCCTGGCTGCAATGCAGAAAATTAATGAATAATCCTCCACCACACCTTCAAGCCTAGTTTGGCTGGGGTGAGACACCTCCACAGCTGCCCAGccaccagcactgtgcccaAGTGCTGTGCAAAGGTCACCAAAACCCTCCCAAAAATCCCCTCAAGGGATTATTCATTAACTGAGAGGGGTGAGAGGGATACAGTGGGTGCTGTGGTCTGGCTGGTATTATTCCGAGCAGCCAGAACAGGGATGGCAACTGGGATAGGATCCTCACTGCTCCCTCAGTGGGAACCTCTGTAGCTGATGGCACCAAGATGGAATTTCCTacccctgcagctgctctcttcACTGTCACCTCTGCACCACAAACAGCCAATGCCCTCAGATTGCAGTGAGCTGCCaaattagaatcatggaattgcttgcagacctttaagatcaccaagcccagccattaccccagcactgccagggcaccactaaaccatgtccctcagcaccacatctacacagcttttcaatcccttcagggatgggaactccaacactgccctgggcagcctgttccagggcttgtcAGCACTTCccatgaagaaattgttgtccagtccaacctaaacctccccttcctctcagtctatcacttgtttcttgggagaagagatcaacacccacctcactccacccTCTTCTCAGGGATAtttagagagtgagaaggtctcccttgagccttcttttctccaggttaaacagccaCATCTCTCTccactgctcctcacaagacctgtgctctagacccttcatcagctatgctgcctttctctggacactctccagcacctcaatgtccttctcctggtgaggggcccaaaattcAACCCAGGATTCAGGAtgcaacctcaccagtgcccagcacaggggagcAGGGCCCCTTCAGATATGGGAAGGTGACAATAAgggttcctcagagccttctcttctccaaactaaaagccccaactctctcagcctgtcctcagaggtgttccagccctcccatcatccttgtggcccttctctggacacattccagcatgtccatatctttcttgtaataggggctccagaactggacacagtactccaggtgccTGCACTTGGGGGGCTGCCAGACCTTGTACCCTCTTACAGCTATGATGAAACTGAGTTAGGAGCTTTTTGAGTCTTGAGAGCCATGTGAGCAGGGTCGCAGGCCAGAAATCAGGTTGAAGGGGTTTTGggccctttttcttctccatttaaGAATAAAACAGTTTCAGCTTCATTATGAGCAGCTTTTATTCTTTACTTCTCTATCTCCAAGggctgcttcttcctcttttatttaTCTGAGTTAATTGCTTCCTTCCTTAAATGGGGCAATGAACAAtgtctggaggaggagaggacacTGACTAAAGTTGAAACCTGCCTAGGAACAGGGAGAGGTTATCCTTTAATCCTCCCTACCAGGCACAACCAGAGTCCCACCACatcctccctgcagctcagcatcccTGTTGCCAGCACCCCTGGGTGCCTCACAGCTTtggagggagaagctgagaaaaATCATTGCAATTCTAGGGTTTTATATGGTCCAGGGGACAAGTAGAGGTGGTCACCTTGTGCCACCCTTCTGTCTGGCTCCCCAGGGTGGAGCTGATGCTGCAGTTTGAGGTGTGTTGGCCACAGAGTGACCTTCACCAGTTACCAGAGTGTTTTCCCTCTCAGTGAGGCTGAAACTTTAACCCTGGAGCACAGTGGGAGGACAGGGATGGGCTGGGTTGAAATTTAACCTGGTGCTGTGAAGTTTGGTGGGTGCAATTCTGCAACCCTGTACCCAAACAATGTGGGGCAAAGGGAGCACTCCCTGCTggtgccagagctggagactgGTGTGCACcccatgtgtatgtgtgtgtgagcaCTGCAGAACTGCCACCTTGGACTTGCAAcaggcagactttggcctgtttcagAAACTGGTTGACATAGTCCCTTtggaggcagtcctgaagggcTAAGGAGACCAGGAAGGCTCAAGAGGAAAGGGTCTAAGGCCATCCCCAGGGGCTGAAAGACAAcagcagagaaggcagctgagagaaaaggggaacaaatgacagggcaagaggaaatcaCCTCAGGttgaaccaggggaggtttagattggatgttgtAAGgctctcaagcactggaacaggctccccagggaggtgattgaatcaccaccctggaggtgttaggGGTGCTAGGGGACATGGatcagcagcagacttggtagagttagagaatgattcTGAAGgcattttccaaccaaaaggaatATGAATATATGattctaaacctcccctagggtaacttgaagccatttccctcTTAGCCTatcacttgctccttgggagaagagaccaacacccaccttgctccaacctcctttcagggagttgtagagcgtgagaaggtctcccctcagcctctttttctccaatcaatcccagttccctcagctgctgctcacaggacttgtgctccagaccactcttcaccagcttccttgcccttctctggacacactccaacacctgtccttcttgtagtgaggggcccaaaactgaacctagcaTTcaatgtgtggcctcaccagtgcccagtacatcTTGCTTAAgcactaaaaaaacccagctgagGATAAATAACAGGACTTGAAGTTTTACTTCCAGCTCAGCAAGGGGCTGAGCCTCGTAGGGATGGTGGTGATGGAAGGTTACTGCTTGTCCTCAGAGATCAGAGCATTGCATCCTGGGGCATGTGTCAACCCTCTCACCTTCATGCTTACGGACCTTTGGGAGGTTTTGCAGCCAACAGCCATCAGCAAGAGCAAAgcaaggaagggagggggggtgtCCATCATGCCAGCAGTTCAAGAATCAGAGACTGAGGGGGtcctgcccctgctttagctgtTCTAAGCAGTTCTCCCATCTCATAAACCCAGTCCTGGATGGGTCCTGGCCCCATTGCATGCTGCCACTGTCACCCAGCCACTCAGAGCAGCTCAGTCACCACTTCCCTAGGGACACATTGTGGTTCTCCTTTTCcatattttctgttgttttcaaaGGTTTGGATTTGTAGAGCAGGAATTATGAGCATCCCTTCAAAACCACACCCAGACTTCAGAGATCttcccctccaggagctgcccTTAACACCAGGACTTTGAGAGATAAATTCTCTGCTGCTAGGATTAAGAGTTTGAAACCCACCTTGAAGCTTTtcagacattttctttttccttttcacttttaAATGCTGAGAGAGAAGCAGGACAGAGCCATGGTGCATGGCACAGAGGACACCACGACCACCCTGGAGAGGGTTTAGCTCCTCGGGATCCTGAGGGATGCAATCCCTCTTCTTTCACTGCCTCTGtgactgctgagagcagctttgAGCTGCAAAACTAAATGGCCCAGAGGAGTTTGGACTGCAGCCAGAGGTACTTCTTCATTTCATCCCTGGTGCTGGGGCCTGGCCACTCgggtgctctgcagcagcagcagccgggGCCATCGCTCATGTTTACGGCTGGAGGCTGGCAATAAACCTTCTGAGACATGCAGCAAAGCCCCAGAGGAAACCAGGGTGGGACTCTGCCTCTCTTCTGATGCTCTTTGCCCTCCCAGACCTGTCAGTATCAAAGCCTAAGGCTGCTTTGGCTCAGCTGGTTTCCTGGGTCCCTGCTTTCCATCCTGACCCGTTGTCCTGGGCTAACTCCAGCCCACCAGACTGTGTGGGCACCTGAGCTTGATGAAGGCGCtgaggatgtgtgtgtgtgaggatcTGTGCaccccagggatggaggatggatgCACCCTAATGGCCAAGGTTATATGCACCTGGAGAGCTCAAGCATATGTGCACCCCAGGGACAGGGGAAGAACACACCCAGGGACCAAGGACACAGGCACCatggaagagacatttaaggtcactaagtccaaccattaacccagcactgccaggtcaccactaaccatggccctcagcaccacagctacacagctttccaacctctcaaaggatggggactccaacactgccctaggcagcctgttccaggccttgataACCtatctggggaagaaattgttcttcatgccCAACCAAAACCCCTGCTGGCACAACATGAGGTCATTCCCTATTTTCCTATTGcttcttccttgggagaaggCACCAAcgcccacctggctccaacctccttgcagggagttgtagagaatgagaaggtcccccctgagcctccttttctccaggctaaacaaccctagatccctcagcctctcctcacaagtcttgtgctctagacccttcaccagctttgttgcctttctttggacacactccagcaccccaatgtctttcttggagtgagggccccagaactcaACCCAGGGTTCAAGGTGCAGCCCCATCAGTGCCCACTACAGGGAGACAATCCCTGTCCTATTCCtgctccaagccaggatgctggtggccttcttggccacctgggcacactgctggctcatcttcagccagctgtcaaccaacaccccaggtccttttccactggtcaatttccagctgctcttccccaagcctggagtgttacaggaggttgttgtgacccaagggcaggactcaGCCCTTGTCTCGTTgcacctcagcccattgatgcAGCCTGGCCACCATGCCACAGAGCTGGGTTGCTAATGCAAAACCCTCATCTGACTGTTAAAATGAGCATGaattcctctgctcttcccaccACCGAGGTGAGTGTCTGCTACAGTGCTGGCCACAACCAAAGCCTTGCAGCCCCCAAGAGTGGGGTGGAAACGCCACTTTGTGCTGCTAGGAGCCTTCAAACACCTCTTATAATCACACCCACATACCACTGCCATGGGACAGTGTGGTTTGGCAGCACTTGCCTGGCTTTCTGGGCAGGGCTCCAGGGCGGGTGCttggctgcagctcccagacGCCTGGGAATGGTGTTCTTGGTTTTTatatttcagcagcagaggccaAAACAACTCCAAATCCTGCTCCTAAGCCAGCAGACACAGCGAGGACAACAGACCCAGGATCATGAATAACTCCAGGCTTGAGGGAGCAGCTTTAAACCTCTCGCTACCCACCCAGGGgctgctgttttcctttccctctttccccatCCCAAATCCACGCAACTACTTTTTCAGGGATGCAAAACATTCCCAGGGCTcactggcagagctggaaagggTTGAGAGGAAGGATGAAGCCAGACAAACCACAAAGCCCCAGCTGAAAATAGCTaaaggctgaggagagctgaggggggGAAATACCAAGCGTGTTTGCCCAAATCCTTACACCGAGCTGGATGTCTGCTGGGGccaggagaagggctgggagctcgagagaaggcagctcagctctggcatCATGGGGACAAGTGATGGGCAAGAGGCAGCAAGACTCAAAGGAGACAGaaatctactggagagagtccagtggacaactacaaagatgattaaggggcttgaacatctctcctatgaaggaagactgagaaaactggggctgtttagtctggagaagagaaggctgagaagggatcttgtaatgcctataaatatctgaggggtgggtgcccagtaataggacaaggaacaacaggtacaagctggaacacaggaggatCCACCTCAATGTAAGGAGagacttctttgctgtaagggtgctggagcagagaggttgtggagtctccttctctggagactttcaaaacctacctggatgtgttcctgtgtggcctgtcttaggtgatcctgatttggtagggggtgttggacttgatctctagaggtcccttccaacccctactattctatgattctttgctgCCTGGAGCTGTACCCTAAGGAGCTTGAGGAGAACCAACCTGTGTCACtttgtgctttattttccaGTGTTACAAGGCAGAAAGGTGATTTTTCTGGCAGAATTAATTATTACTAGTGCATTAAAACCtccacatcaaaaaaaaaaaaaaaaatcaaccagcGCAAGTGGCCACAGTCTGGGACCCTCCAGCCAAAAGCCCTGAAGGAGAGAAGCCCCTGAGATGGGGTCAGAGTGATGTGGCAGAAGCATGGATCCAACCCCAAAACATCTCTCACCACCCTGCAATGCCCACAAGAGCTCAGTGGG
This genomic stretch from Indicator indicator isolate 239-I01 unplaced genomic scaffold, UM_Iind_1.1 iindUn_scaffold_233, whole genome shotgun sequence harbors:
- the LOC128980517 gene encoding L-gulonolactone oxidase-like; the encoded protein is MKVHGQGGFKFQNWAKTYGCSPELYFQPTSVEEIREILDMARQQNKRVKVVGGGHSPSDIACTEDFMIQMGKMNQILKVDKEKQQVTVEGGIFLSDLNVELSKQGLALANLGAVSEVTAAGVIGTGTHNTGIKHGILPTQVVGLTLLTASGDILECSESINVDIFQAARLHLGCLGIVLTVTFQCVPQFYLHEVAFPSTLTQVLDHLDEHLKRSQYMRFLWFPHSENVSVIYQDPTNK